In one Dermacentor variabilis isolate Ectoservices chromosome 4, ASM5094787v1, whole genome shotgun sequence genomic region, the following are encoded:
- the LOC142578093 gene encoding uncharacterized protein LOC142578093: MSSAGNSASALGRGSHPPSSTDSGNYKVVLPRLPTGNTVLNSVFLHADLAGRPYRAPDFRDALLSVLNATDILGAGQYQMSHLWLVTCVNSIAKQKLVDKGELLVKGLKCLVIDPECKNIKMKLLWLPPHLEQRRIVEALEPYGTVQSITREMWRCDGMEGWQMTNRDVAFTLKDGVSASNLPHLLSIYGHQCLILVPGRPPLCLRCNRVGHIRRQCRTPRCSNCHRYGHPEDACVGTYADKLRGNRPAEDDTIPDHLMDVTEVVDATGETLPETHRQEQIKPSSADISLSQKPASEDETKAPDDEPSVSWAESPPVQDRPPSVESGSMCEAAKKRPAPSDNSSPSGKEARVPKVSKLTKPLRGTPTPADVPCVNVHHKAHCASPHQEGSGAPLEQCLDAAPT, encoded by the coding sequence ATGAGCTccgctggaaacagcgcatcggCCCTTGGCCGAGGATCACACCCACCGTCATCTACCGATTCCGGTAATTATAAAGTCGTTCTTCCTCGTCTACCGACTGGCAACACCGTCCTCAAttcagttttcctgcatgctgacctggCAGGGCGGCCGTATCGAGCCCCGGACTTTCGCGATGCTCTCCTGTCAGTGCTAAATGCAACTGACATACTCGGCGCTGGACAATACCAGATGAGCCATTTGTGGTTGGTGACATGCGTTAATAGCATCGCGAAACAGAAACTTGTCGACAAAGGCgagttgttggtgaagggcctcaagtgccttgtcattgaccctgaatgcaagaatatcaagatgaagcttctttggcttcccCCACACCTCGAACAGAGACGGATTGTTGAAGCGCTAGAGCCATATGGCACAGTGCAGTCCATCACGAGAGAAATGTGGCGGTGTGACGGCATGGAGGGCTGGCAAATGACTAACCGAGACGTGGCGTTCACATTGAAAGATGGCGTTTCTGCCAGTAATCTGCCACATCTGTTGAGCATATATGGCCACCAGTGCCTTATCTTGGTACCTGGCCGACCACCACTTTGCCTCCGGTGCAACAGAGTTGGGCATATCCGGCGACAATGTCGAACACCACGCTGCAGTAACTGTCACCGCTACGGTCACCCTGAAGATGCATGCGTCGGAACCTACGCTGACAAGCTTCGTGGAAATAGACCAGCTGAGGATGATACCATCCCCGATCATCTCATGGACGTGACCGAAGTTGTGGATGCAACTGGAGAAACACTCCCTGAGACTCATCGACAAGAACAGATTAAGCCGTCATCGGCTGACATTAGCCTCAGCCAGAAGCCTGCGAGCGAGGATGAGACGAAGGCGCCTGACGACGAACCATCTGTGTCATGGGCAGAATCgccaccagttcaagatcgcccACCGTCAGTGGAATCTGGATCGATGTGCGAGGCCGCTAAGAAGCGTCCAGCGCCATCTGACAATTCATCGCCCTCGGGAAAAGAGGCTCGCGTTCCCAAGGTGTCAAAGTTGACAAAACCGCTCCGGGGAACGCCTACTCCTGCAGATGTCCCTTGTGTTAACGTGCACCATAAGGCCCATTGTGCATCACCTCATCAAGAAGGGAGTGGTGCACCTCTGGAGCAGTGTTTAGACGCTGCACCTACATAG